The Pyrobaculum sp. 3827-6 genome has a segment encoding these proteins:
- a CDS encoding DNA-directed DNA polymerase: protein MEIKFWPLDATYTVVGGVPEVRIFGVAEGGGRVVLVDRGFRPYFYVDCPSCDPAVVKSQLGRIAPVEGIEVVERLFLGRPRRFVKVVARVPEDVRRLREAAASLPGVSGVYEADIRFYMRYLVDMGVVPCSWNVADVEEAGERLGRLPVYRVAEWRGAVGGFPPPLRVLAFDIEVYNERGAPDPLRDPVVMLAVQTSDGRVEVFEASGRDDRGVLRSFVDALREFDPDVVVGYNSNKFDWPYLSERAKALGVPLRVDRVGGAPQQSVYGHWSLVGRANVDLFNIVEEFPEIKLKTLDRVAEYFGVMRRDERVLIPGHKIYEYWRDESKRPLLRQYVVDDVKSTYGLAERLLPFLIQLSSVSGLPLDQVAAASVGNRVEWMLLRYAYKMGEVAPNREEREYEPYKGAIVLEPRPGLYNDVLVLDFSSMYPNVMMRYNLSPDTYLEPGEPEPPGGVYTAPEVGHRFRREPPGFVPQVLRQLVELRRLAREEMKRYSPDSPEYRVLDERQKALKVMANAMYGYMGWVGARWYKREVAESVTAFARSILKDVIDYAKRLGVVVVYGDTDSLFVKRGGDVEKLVKYVEEKYGIDIKVDKDYSTVLFTEAKKRYAGLLRDGRIDIVGFEVVRGDWSELAKDVQLRVIELILRSRDAAEARRRVTQYVREVVEALKNYRFNLDDLVIWKTLDKELDEYKAYTPHLHAALLLRRSGYKVGKGTAVGYVVVRGGEKISERAVPYILVDDVKKIDVDYYIERQVIPAALRIAEVIGVKEADLKSGRVEKSLLDFLG, encoded by the coding sequence ATGGAGATTAAGTTTTGGCCTCTGGACGCCACCTATACGGTCGTAGGCGGCGTCCCGGAGGTGAGGATCTTCGGCGTGGCTGAGGGGGGAGGGAGGGTCGTGCTGGTGGATAGGGGGTTTAGGCCGTACTTCTACGTGGACTGCCCCTCCTGCGACCCCGCCGTTGTCAAGTCCCAGCTTGGGAGGATCGCCCCAGTGGAGGGGATCGAGGTGGTGGAGAGGCTCTTTCTCGGCAGGCCTAGGAGGTTTGTCAAGGTGGTGGCCAGGGTACCGGAGGATGTGCGTAGGTTGAGGGAGGCGGCGGCTTCTCTGCCGGGGGTGTCGGGGGTGTACGAGGCGGATATCCGCTTCTACATGAGGTATCTGGTGGATATGGGAGTGGTGCCCTGTAGCTGGAATGTGGCCGATGTGGAGGAGGCCGGGGAGAGACTGGGCCGCCTGCCTGTCTATAGAGTGGCTGAGTGGAGAGGCGCCGTGGGGGGCTTCCCGCCTCCTCTGCGGGTGCTGGCGTTTGACATAGAGGTGTACAACGAGCGGGGGGCGCCGGACCCGTTGAGGGACCCCGTAGTGATGTTGGCTGTGCAAACCAGCGATGGGCGTGTGGAGGTTTTCGAGGCGTCTGGGCGCGACGATAGAGGCGTCCTCCGCTCTTTCGTAGACGCCTTGAGGGAGTTCGACCCAGACGTCGTCGTTGGCTACAACTCGAATAAATTCGACTGGCCGTATCTGTCTGAGAGGGCTAAGGCGCTGGGGGTCCCGCTGAGGGTTGACAGAGTCGGCGGGGCGCCTCAGCAGAGCGTATACGGCCACTGGTCTCTTGTCGGGAGGGCTAACGTAGATCTGTTTAACATAGTGGAGGAGTTTCCCGAGATTAAGCTAAAGACCTTGGACAGGGTGGCGGAGTACTTCGGCGTGATGCGGAGGGATGAGCGGGTGCTGATCCCGGGGCACAAGATTTACGAGTATTGGAGGGACGAATCTAAGAGACCCTTACTGCGTCAATACGTTGTAGACGACGTCAAGTCTACCTACGGCTTGGCGGAGAGGTTGCTCCCGTTCTTGATTCAGCTCTCCTCCGTGTCGGGCCTGCCTCTAGACCAGGTGGCGGCGGCGAGCGTGGGGAACCGGGTGGAGTGGATGCTCCTCCGCTACGCGTATAAGATGGGCGAGGTGGCGCCGAATAGAGAGGAGAGGGAGTACGAGCCGTATAAGGGGGCTATAGTGCTGGAGCCGAGGCCCGGCCTCTACAACGACGTGCTGGTGCTCGACTTCTCCTCCATGTATCCCAACGTGATGATGAGGTACAACCTCTCCCCCGACACCTATCTAGAGCCGGGGGAGCCGGAGCCGCCAGGCGGCGTCTACACGGCGCCGGAGGTGGGCCACAGATTTAGGAGGGAGCCCCCCGGCTTCGTGCCGCAGGTGCTGAGGCAGTTGGTGGAGCTTAGGAGGCTGGCTAGGGAGGAGATGAAGAGGTACAGCCCAGACTCTCCGGAGTACAGAGTCCTGGACGAGAGGCAGAAGGCGCTGAAGGTCATGGCAAACGCCATGTATGGATACATGGGCTGGGTGGGCGCCAGGTGGTACAAGAGGGAGGTGGCGGAGTCCGTCACAGCCTTCGCCAGGTCTATCCTAAAGGACGTGATCGACTACGCGAAGAGGCTGGGGGTTGTGGTGGTGTACGGCGACACAGACAGCCTATTCGTCAAGAGGGGCGGCGACGTCGAGAAACTCGTCAAGTACGTAGAAGAGAAGTACGGCATCGACATCAAGGTGGATAAAGACTACTCCACCGTCCTCTTCACAGAGGCGAAGAAGAGGTACGCCGGGCTGTTGAGAGATGGGAGAATCGACATAGTCGGCTTCGAGGTTGTCAGGGGCGACTGGAGCGAGTTAGCCAAGGACGTCCAGCTCAGGGTTATCGAGCTGATACTCAGGTCCCGGGACGCGGCTGAGGCCAGGCGTAGGGTGACTCAATACGTCAGGGAGGTGGTCGAGGCGTTGAAGAACTACAGATTCAACCTAGATGACCTGGTTATATGGAAGACGCTGGATAAGGAGCTTGATGAGTACAAGGCCTACACCCCCCATCTCCACGCGGCGTTGCTCCTGAGGAGAAGCGGTTACAAGGTTGGAAAGGGCACGGCTGTGGGCTACGTCGTTGTGAGAGGCGGAGAGAAGATCTCGGAGAGGGCTGTGCCGTACATCCTCGTCGACGATGTGAAGAAAATCGACGTGGATTACTACATCGAGAGGCAGGTCATACCCGCGGCGCTTAGGATAGCCGAGGTAATCGGCGTCAAGGAGGCCGATTTGAAAAGCGGCAGAGTTGAAAAATCACTGCTCGACTTTCTTGGGTAG
- a CDS encoding 30S ribosomal protein S14 gives MPSIKPPKERPFGKSKIRCIRCGTREAVIRKYGLYLCRRCFREVAPQLGFKKYY, from the coding sequence GTGCCCTCCATAAAACCACCAAAAGAGAGGCCTTTCGGCAAGAGCAAGATAAGATGTATTAGATGCGGCACGCGGGAGGCCGTTATCCGTAAATACGGCCTATACCTCTGCAGAAGGTGCTTCCGCGAAGTAGCGCCGCAACTAGGCTTCAAGAAGTACTACTAA
- a CDS encoding ABC transporter ATP-binding protein, with product MRAASSTATGGGGVRSYWRYAFDFARRYWVDEAVIFSLWSAMIILGVVQALLIKQIVDKVVYGVGDIGALIFQISAVVGIAFLIPILNFLSEYRAAVWAQRAIIDISHRIVHSVVLSPAHNRGEALSRISGDVLNVVLYLALPLDVALQAARFIAVAAASLYISPEITLLVAPLIALYFLVAKKLGPPILEWGRRERELYSQWFRRVKEVVDGAHSLYRAGVRALPKILLEASGRWLAVYKKYGLYSKSLGFGANAITFGVPNLAFGLGLLLSLQGAATVGTAVAMRTLLAEAFEPLAQIMMKSGSYYQLKRSFERVAPYFDAVVSEEPARGEAPIVKVKKVTLGYDGNVVLRGVDLIVVPGDFVWVRGPTGGGKSTLGKALAGLVKPLEGEIEAPRAIYVGNDDYVFDTSVWENITLWEEFPEEEVRRAAELAQIDFPLDKKCGEGGSELSEGQRQRVLLARAFLRRPRILVLDEVTSGLNQEVEERVLDALRRAVPIAVVISHRQTPARYATKIVEVSGGAARLVEARPLLSSTS from the coding sequence ATGAGAGCCGCGTCATCAACGGCGACCGGAGGCGGGGGTGTGAGGAGCTACTGGCGCTACGCCTTTGACTTCGCGAGGAGGTACTGGGTAGACGAGGCGGTGATCTTCTCGCTGTGGAGCGCTATGATTATACTCGGCGTCGTCCAGGCTCTACTCATAAAGCAGATTGTCGACAAAGTTGTCTACGGGGTAGGGGACATAGGGGCACTCATTTTCCAGATCTCCGCCGTAGTCGGCATCGCCTTTCTCATACCTATTCTTAATTTCCTATCTGAGTACAGAGCCGCGGTGTGGGCGCAGAGAGCCATCATAGACATTTCGCACCGCATCGTCCACTCGGTGGTCTTATCCCCCGCCCACAACAGGGGAGAGGCGCTGTCGCGGATAAGCGGCGACGTCCTAAACGTCGTGTTGTACCTCGCCCTGCCGCTGGACGTGGCCCTACAGGCGGCGAGGTTCATAGCAGTGGCGGCCGCGTCGCTGTACATATCGCCGGAGATTACCCTGCTCGTAGCGCCTTTAATAGCTCTGTACTTCCTAGTGGCGAAGAAGCTGGGCCCGCCCATACTGGAGTGGGGGAGGAGGGAGAGGGAGCTCTACAGCCAGTGGTTTAGACGGGTAAAGGAGGTCGTGGACGGGGCCCACAGCCTCTACAGAGCCGGGGTGAGGGCTCTCCCCAAGATCCTACTGGAGGCCTCGGGGAGGTGGCTTGCCGTGTACAAGAAGTACGGGCTGTATTCAAAATCCCTCGGCTTCGGGGCCAACGCCATTACATTCGGCGTGCCCAACCTAGCCTTCGGCCTTGGGCTTCTCCTGTCCCTCCAGGGGGCCGCCACCGTAGGCACGGCCGTGGCAATGAGGACGCTTCTAGCAGAGGCGTTTGAGCCGCTTGCCCAAATCATGATGAAATCGGGTTCGTACTACCAGCTTAAGAGGTCGTTTGAGAGGGTGGCCCCTTACTTCGACGCCGTCGTATCTGAAGAGCCGGCGCGCGGGGAGGCGCCTATAGTGAAAGTGAAGAAAGTTACGCTGGGCTACGATGGGAACGTGGTGTTGCGCGGCGTGGATCTTATCGTTGTGCCAGGGGATTTTGTCTGGGTGCGCGGCCCCACCGGAGGCGGCAAGTCCACTCTTGGAAAGGCACTGGCCGGTTTGGTGAAGCCCCTGGAGGGCGAGATAGAGGCGCCGAGGGCGATCTACGTCGGCAACGACGACTACGTCTTCGACACCTCTGTGTGGGAGAACATCACGCTTTGGGAGGAGTTCCCGGAGGAGGAGGTGAGGAGAGCCGCCGAGCTCGCCCAGATAGACTTCCCACTAGACAAAAAATGCGGCGAAGGAGGCTCCGAGCTATCCGAAGGCCAGAGACAGAGGGTACTGCTGGCTAGGGCGTTTCTGAGGAGGCCGCGCATCCTCGTGCTGGACGAGGTCACCTCCGGCCTGAACCAGGAGGTTGAGGAGAGGGTGCTGGACGCCTTGAGGAGGGCTGTCCCAATAGCCGTGGTGATTTCCCATAGACAAACCCCGGCGAGGTACGCCACGAAAATTGTAGAGGTGTCTGGCGGCGCCGCGAGGCTGGTGGAGGCCCGGCCCCTCCTTAGTAGTACTTCTTGA
- the dpdh gene encoding D-proline dehydrogenase, whose protein sequence is MKVVVVGGGVVGLFTAFYLVKEGAEVVIVEQDKPGERSRAAAGILEFTRFVINRINVKSYPRRYLAMMLRGDARVKSWDWGWISTYLRVWGREPSQEMWEAVKALGDFSQRQYRALAEAENDFDYAEEPLYEVGIDVEKALEEAKRDPLSPKVEAGECCGREALVYLDAAKLSTDAFIERMLRELRGVQIVNKRAAEVAGREVWLEGGDVVQGDAVVVAAGYWARKFGIPVAPFKGYGFRTTARSQKMFIEMAKGVAVVPLSKWTKVTGRFDLDGSGDHSPAQRVLQRARGVLGDFDVIDMAVGYRPCTPDGFPVVDRMGSVVVVTGACRLGWTYGPALGKLAADLALGRRGIEALSAGRLRG, encoded by the coding sequence ATGAAAGTTGTCGTAGTGGGCGGCGGCGTCGTGGGGCTCTTCACCGCCTTCTACCTCGTAAAGGAGGGCGCGGAGGTTGTTATAGTAGAGCAGGACAAGCCGGGGGAGCGGTCCCGCGCCGCCGCCGGCATTCTCGAATTTACACGCTTCGTAATCAACCGGATAAACGTCAAGTCCTACCCCAGGAGATACCTTGCAATGATGCTCCGGGGGGACGCCAGGGTAAAGAGCTGGGACTGGGGCTGGATCTCCACATACCTAAGAGTCTGGGGCAGGGAGCCGAGCCAGGAGATGTGGGAGGCCGTCAAGGCGCTGGGCGACTTCTCGCAACGGCAGTACAGAGCGCTCGCCGAGGCGGAGAACGACTTCGACTACGCCGAGGAGCCCCTCTACGAGGTGGGGATAGACGTCGAGAAGGCGCTGGAGGAGGCCAAGAGAGACCCCCTGTCGCCCAAGGTGGAGGCCGGGGAGTGCTGCGGCAGAGAGGCGCTGGTGTACCTCGACGCCGCCAAGCTCTCCACAGACGCCTTCATCGAGAGGATGCTGAGAGAGTTGCGGGGGGTGCAGATAGTCAACAAAAGGGCGGCGGAGGTAGCCGGCAGAGAGGTGTGGCTAGAGGGGGGAGACGTGGTCCAAGGCGACGCCGTAGTCGTGGCGGCGGGCTACTGGGCGAGGAAGTTCGGCATACCTGTAGCCCCCTTCAAAGGCTACGGGTTCAGGACCACGGCCAGGTCCCAGAAGATGTTTATAGAAATGGCTAAGGGCGTCGCGGTGGTGCCCCTCTCAAAGTGGACAAAGGTGACGGGACGCTTCGACCTAGACGGTAGCGGCGACCACAGCCCCGCGCAGAGAGTCCTGCAGAGAGCTAGGGGGGTGTTAGGGGACTTCGACGTGATAGACATGGCGGTGGGCTACAGGCCGTGCACCCCCGACGGCTTCCCGGTAGTGGACAGGATGGGCTCTGTGGTCGTCGTGACCGGGGCCTGCAGGCTGGGCTGGACATACGGCCCGGCGCTGGGGAAGCTAGCCGCAGACCTAGCCCTCGGGAGGCGCGGCATAGAAGCGCTGTCCGCCGGCCGCCTCCGTGGCTAG
- a CDS encoding ABC transporter substrate-binding protein — MRSVALSVVALVLGIVIGYLAGMYTAPKAAPSQTAAPQATAQATTVTATTTVTVTQTAAPCRVSVEAIKKRGKLIVGTDATWPPWEWVMGDKIVGWDVDIAREIANALGVQLEIRDMRFAGLLEAVRNGDVDLAISAITWTTEREKVLEFSMPYYLESIVVVTKATRNDINKVEDLYGKTVGVQIGTTHEEWAAANLEKPGKASVRRYDKVYPYMVEVLRRGDVDAIILDRSIATALVRKFPDLKIAFELPGSAGYISAAMPKCAQDLKLAVDQVIENLMQTGRLDEIMQKNFELFLQS, encoded by the coding sequence ATGAGAAGCGTAGCGCTCTCTGTAGTGGCGTTGGTCCTCGGCATAGTCATAGGCTACCTGGCGGGGATGTACACAGCGCCGAAGGCAGCTCCATCCCAGACGGCGGCGCCTCAAGCCACCGCCCAGGCCACCACTGTGACCGCAACCACCACGGTGACGGTCACCCAGACGGCGGCTCCATGCCGCGTGTCTGTGGAGGCTATTAAAAAACGTGGAAAGCTCATCGTCGGCACAGACGCCACTTGGCCTCCCTGGGAGTGGGTCATGGGGGACAAGATCGTGGGCTGGGACGTGGATATCGCCAGGGAGATCGCCAATGCGCTTGGCGTACAGCTGGAGATCCGCGACATGAGGTTCGCCGGGCTTCTAGAAGCTGTGAGAAACGGAGACGTCGACCTCGCCATCAGCGCCATTACCTGGACCACCGAGAGGGAGAAGGTGCTGGAGTTCTCGATGCCCTACTACCTTGAGTCTATCGTTGTGGTGACCAAGGCCACCCGCAATGATATTAACAAGGTGGAGGATCTCTACGGCAAGACTGTGGGGGTGCAGATAGGGACGACCCACGAGGAGTGGGCCGCCGCCAACCTGGAGAAGCCTGGCAAGGCCTCCGTTAGGAGATACGACAAGGTATATCCCTACATGGTGGAGGTGCTGAGGAGGGGCGATGTCGACGCTATTATACTAGACCGCTCCATCGCCACCGCGCTTGTGAGGAAGTTCCCAGATCTCAAAATCGCCTTTGAGCTCCCCGGATCCGCGGGCTATATATCCGCGGCCATGCCAAAATGCGCCCAGGACCTGAAGCTGGCTGTTGACCAGGTTATTGAAAACCTGATGCAGACCGGGAGGCTTGACGAGATAATGCAGAAAAACTTCGAGCTGTTTCTCCAGTCGTAA
- a CDS encoding putative transcriptional regulator, whose amino-acid sequence MILAGTAQGLGRVLRALRRSRVKRDVLYYLCSIYPESAYPALIADAVGASYENVVGALRGLGERYRREDSLLGLGLVEEVSIGRAKFYRVRDGAVEICRSLARHGG is encoded by the coding sequence GTGATTCTGGCCGGCACAGCACAAGGCTTGGGGAGGGTGTTGAGGGCGCTGAGGAGGAGCAGAGTCAAGAGAGATGTGCTGTACTACCTATGCTCCATCTACCCAGAGTCGGCGTACCCCGCGTTAATTGCAGACGCAGTGGGGGCGAGCTATGAAAACGTCGTGGGGGCGCTGAGAGGGCTCGGGGAGAGGTACAGGAGGGAGGACTCGTTGCTGGGGCTGGGGCTTGTCGAGGAGGTTAGCATAGGCAGGGCGAAGTTCTACCGCGTTAGAGACGGCGCGGTGGAGATCTGCAGATCGCTGGCCCGCCATGGGGGGTAG
- the map gene encoding type II methionyl aminopeptidase: protein MLRTLRQVGDVVHKSLKYAMDLAQPDMPVLELCEKVEAFIRSSDAKPAFPVNVSINEVAAHYTAKRGDQLRIPRSGLVKIDVGAQRDGYIVDAAVTVALGSVFVNLQKAARAALEAALNTARPGVKAWQIGDSVEKVIKNFGFNPVYNLTGHKIERFILHAGYVIPNYPDKSASQALAPGDVYAIEPFVTNGEGYVADGREVTIYRLLRMRHKNLQHVIDLVSAEVGPLPFTPRWFPQLDDSTIATALKAGVLHGYEVLVERSRGFVAQFEDTVYVGEGEVVPLARTLELL, encoded by the coding sequence ATGTTGAGGACGTTGAGACAGGTTGGCGACGTTGTTCATAAGTCGCTGAAGTACGCTATGGACTTGGCGCAGCCGGACATGCCTGTGCTTGAGCTCTGCGAGAAGGTGGAGGCTTTTATTAGGTCTAGCGACGCCAAGCCTGCTTTTCCGGTGAATGTAAGTATTAACGAGGTTGCGGCTCACTACACGGCGAAGAGGGGGGACCAGCTTAGGATTCCGAGGTCGGGTCTTGTTAAGATAGACGTGGGGGCTCAGCGTGATGGCTATATTGTCGACGCCGCTGTCACCGTGGCGCTGGGGTCGGTGTTTGTAAATTTGCAGAAGGCGGCTAGGGCCGCGCTGGAGGCCGCTTTAAACACGGCGAGGCCTGGGGTCAAGGCGTGGCAGATCGGCGATTCTGTTGAGAAGGTTATTAAGAATTTTGGTTTTAACCCGGTGTACAACCTCACCGGGCATAAGATAGAGCGGTTCATTCTCCACGCCGGCTATGTTATTCCTAATTATCCAGATAAGTCGGCTTCGCAGGCGCTGGCGCCGGGGGATGTGTACGCCATTGAGCCGTTTGTCACTAATGGGGAGGGCTACGTCGCCGACGGCCGGGAGGTGACTATATACCGGTTGTTGAGGATGCGGCATAAGAATCTGCAACATGTTATTGACTTAGTGAGTGCCGAGGTGGGGCCTCTGCCCTTTACTCCCAGGTGGTTTCCCCAGCTGGACGACTCCACCATAGCTACGGCTCTGAAGGCCGGCGTGTTGCACGGCTACGAGGTTTTGGTGGAGAGGTCCAGGGGTTTTGTGGCTCAGTTTGAGGACACGGTTTATGTGGGCGAGGGCGAGGTTGTGCCGCTGGCGCGTACTCTGGAGTTGCTCTAA
- a CDS encoding TrmB family transcriptional regulator — translation MGGRDTVEKKVVRLLFLKHHDLDTSIRNLSRQLGEPYSTIRDVVHRLEAEGVVEVLRLEREYIVRLRDVSKALERGYLDEEFVAKNFGYITPLVARRGGVYLSDELYVTLPFKIKRHEAHAKLAELDLRARGFMDPYLAKLGEWPRLSLLFYRIALAPEDDLRRRWISERGLESLGYYEPAYGFFAFLLYALRKAAGLSWEEAYCRAAQLIREYVEETRRGDSVVERLVDRVIEGMEKACQPHV, via the coding sequence ATGGGGGGTAGAGACACAGTTGAGAAAAAGGTGGTGAGGCTCCTCTTCCTAAAACACCACGACTTAGACACGTCGATACGCAACCTCTCCCGCCAGCTGGGAGAGCCCTACAGCACAATCCGCGACGTAGTCCATAGACTGGAGGCGGAGGGGGTAGTGGAGGTGCTGAGGCTGGAGCGGGAATACATCGTGAGGCTGAGAGACGTCTCCAAGGCGCTGGAGAGGGGGTACCTAGACGAGGAGTTCGTGGCTAAGAACTTCGGCTATATAACGCCCCTAGTAGCTAGGAGAGGCGGCGTCTATCTAAGCGACGAGCTCTACGTCACCCTCCCCTTTAAGATCAAGAGGCACGAGGCCCACGCCAAGCTCGCAGAGCTCGACCTAAGGGCCAGGGGATTCATGGACCCCTACCTTGCCAAGCTGGGCGAGTGGCCGAGGCTCAGCCTCCTCTTCTACCGCATAGCCCTGGCGCCTGAAGACGACCTGAGGAGGCGGTGGATAAGCGAAAGAGGGCTGGAAAGCCTCGGCTACTACGAACCCGCCTACGGCTTCTTCGCGTTTCTGCTCTACGCCCTGAGGAAAGCCGCCGGGCTGAGCTGGGAGGAGGCGTACTGCAGGGCCGCCCAGCTGATAAGAGAGTATGTAGAAGAGACGAGGAGGGGAGACAGCGTCGTGGAGAGACTTGTAGACAGGGTGATAGAGGGTATGGAAAAGGCGTGCCAGCCCCACGTTTAG
- the dnaG gene encoding DNA primase DnaG has protein sequence MGALTIVAKYMIVAQIEVNGGVDKSDIIGALFSQTEGLLGKDMDLRELQMMGRIGRIEVDIFEKNGKTKAKIHIPSNLDRYETALVAALIESIERVGPYPATIKVIEIKDLREEKRKKIIEKAKELVKLIEEEILPDTKEIIEKLKEDVAKAEIIEYGPEQLPAGPDIDKSDSIIIVEGRADVVNLVKHGYRNVIALEGISRGVPQTIIDLSKKKNVTVFIDGDKGGELVLKELLKVAHVDYIARAPPGKEVEQLTAKEITKALRNKVTLEEWLAQQKAAGEKAEAPAPQPPPTQAAKEEAPAPQFPFDVGKKIEEMLGTLEAELYDASWTPIKRLPVRELPDYLAMSADSIHAIILDGITTQRIVDLAAKKGVKLIVTARTGPLTKVPEEMKIVTFDQLLPKKVEQ, from the coding sequence ATGGGCGCCTTAACAATAGTAGCCAAGTACATGATAGTCGCACAGATAGAGGTAAACGGCGGCGTAGACAAATCAGATATAATAGGAGCCCTTTTCTCACAGACAGAGGGGCTACTCGGAAAAGATATGGACCTCAGAGAGCTACAGATGATGGGCAGAATAGGGAGAATTGAGGTGGACATATTCGAAAAAAACGGAAAAACAAAAGCAAAGATACACATACCAAGCAACCTCGATAGATACGAAACGGCGCTCGTCGCCGCGTTGATAGAAAGCATTGAGAGAGTAGGGCCATACCCCGCCACCATCAAAGTAATAGAAATAAAAGACCTAAGAGAGGAAAAAAGAAAGAAAATCATTGAAAAAGCAAAAGAACTGGTAAAACTAATAGAAGAGGAAATACTACCCGACACCAAGGAAATCATCGAAAAGCTGAAAGAAGACGTGGCAAAAGCCGAGATAATCGAATACGGCCCCGAACAGCTCCCCGCCGGCCCCGACATAGACAAGTCAGACTCCATAATAATAGTCGAGGGCAGAGCCGACGTCGTCAACCTAGTAAAACACGGCTATAGAAACGTCATAGCTCTCGAAGGCATCAGCAGAGGCGTGCCCCAGACAATAATAGACCTCAGCAAGAAGAAAAACGTCACAGTATTCATCGACGGAGACAAAGGCGGGGAGCTAGTCCTCAAAGAGCTACTCAAAGTCGCCCACGTAGACTACATAGCCAGGGCACCACCAGGCAAAGAAGTAGAACAACTCACAGCGAAGGAGATCACCAAAGCCCTAAGAAATAAGGTAACGCTGGAGGAGTGGCTGGCCCAGCAGAAAGCCGCCGGCGAGAAAGCCGAAGCGCCGGCCCCGCAGCCGCCCCCCACACAGGCGGCGAAGGAGGAGGCGCCGGCTCCGCAGTTCCCCTTCGACGTAGGCAAGAAAATTGAAGAGATGCTGGGGACACTCGAGGCCGAGCTCTACGACGCCAGCTGGACCCCCATAAAACGGCTCCCAGTTAGGGAGCTCCCCGACTACCTCGCGATGTCGGCAGACTCCATACACGCCATAATACTCGACGGCATAACTACGCAGCGCATCGTCGACCTAGCCGCGAAGAAGGGGGTGAAGCTGATAGTCACAGCTCGCACAGGTCCGCTGACCAAGGTGCCCGAGGAGATGAAAATCGTCACATTCGACCAGCTTCTACCCAAGAAAGTCGAGCAGTGA